The nucleotide window TGCTTGGGTGTGTCCTGGTCAGGATTTCCCATACCGAAATCGATAATATCTTCACCTCTGCGGCGTGCTTCTGCTTTAAGCTCACCAACAATATTAAAAACATAAGGAGGAAGTCTGTTTATTCTTTGAAAATCGTCTGCCACGAAAGTATGCCTTCTATCAAGGGTCTCAGTTTCGGAAGCTATTGATTTTTAAGCTGTAAATCGGCTTTAAAAGGTATCAAATAGCGCATATCTTTATGTTGCTGAGAGGGAAAATAAATAAAGGAATAATGATACAGCATCCAGTTTTTTCGTCAATTGAAAATAACGTCTAAATCACCATTTTTAGGGAATTTGCACACATTCGAACAGCACTCAAAAGCTGCCGCATTCTACAAAATCCTGCCGAGATTCAACCTGATTTACTCAATCAATGCATTTTCAACTCAAAATAAGCTTACAATTCACTATAATCAATCGGCCAAAAATGAATGGCAAACCGATTAGACTCAAGCTTAAACACGATTAAAAACAGAGAATTCACCATGAAATTTACCGAACATCGCGACTCAAATGTATATGCTGTAAAAAAGTATCAACCTGGCATGGTAAAGGTAAACAACCTCGAATTTAACTCCAGCTGTTATATCACTCAAAAAAGCTATAAAGATGACTGGCAGTGCCCAGCCATATCAGCATTGAATACGGATTTGATGGATGAACTTTTGGCCGAAAAACCCGAAGTGATTATTTTAGGGACAGGTGAAACCCAGACTTTTCCTGAACCGTTGTTTTTCGCTTACTGCGCCGCACAAGGTGTGGGTTTGGAAGTTATGGCAAATGACGCTGCCTGCAGAACTTACAACGTCTTAACTACCGAAGACAGGGATATTGTTTTAGCTTTGATCATGGATGCTGAAGCAGACTGATTCTCTGCAAATAAAAAAGCGACCAGGCCTGGTCGCTTTCAATTTTAAAAGAACTGACTTGTAGAATAACAAACCACCCCTTATTCAAAAAACTACTTGTACTTCAAGACCTTCTTGATATCGACTTTACGACCTTGATAACGCGCTTCTAAATAAAGTTTAGGACGTTTTGTATTCCCGGTTGCTCCCATCAGAGCAACCTCCTGACCAGATTCGACATAATCCCCTTCTTTCACAAGCAATGCGCTGTTATGGGCGTAAATAGACATGTAATCATTATCATGCTTAATCACCAGCATCCAACCATAATTGATAATACCATTCCCTGAATAAACGACCTTACCAGGAGCAACCGCCTTGATTTTTTGACCTGGCACACCGTAAATTTCTAAAATGGACAGACCGGCGTTATCTCTTAAATATTTATAGGCCAAACCTTTGTGCATTGGCCAAATCCAGGAACGGTTCTTATTAGACGAGGTTTTTTTTGCTGTTTGAGGTTCATTACGAACTATCGCGGTAGCCGTGGTTTCTTTCTCCACAACCTTAGGTCTTGAAGAGGGGCTTTCCTTAACGATTACGGATTTGGGTGTAAGTGCCTCATTAAGCTGTTTGCTCTTTTCAATCTCTTTTGAAGAATGTGTATCAGCACTTACTACTGCTGTCTCTGCTGGTACACCCTCTTCATTAATCGGCAAAACAAGCTCTTGATTTACATAGATAATATAAGGCGGAAGTAACTCATTGTTTTTTGCGATAGCGGCAATAGTGGAATCGCATTTAACAGCGATACCGCTCAAAGTATCACCTGAAACAACTCGATATGGTGAATGGCAAGAGTGTGTATTTTGCAACCTCTGGGTCTGTTTTTCACCCGCCGTTGAATGCCTTGGCTCATATTTCGTAGGTGAGGAACAAGATGCCATCATTAAGCTCGCTGTCAATAAAGTGGTGAGTTTTAAAACAGGTTGCTTATATAAATTCATAGTCTTGTGATTCTTTTATTAATTGTATTAGTGGTTAGAGAGCATTTTAAAGCCGATATAAATCAGGACTAATACTACTAAGCCCCAACCAATCCAGTCAACCCATTTCCTGACGGTTGTTTCCATTTTTTCACCGCCCCAACGCATCAATCCGGCAACCAAGAAAAACCTAGCCCCCCTACCAATAAAAGAAGCGATAACAAATGGCACAAAAGCCATTGCACTGGCACCAGCAGTGATGGTGAATAGTTTATAGGGAACAGGACTGAAACCGGCGATGAACACGATCCATACCCCATACTCTGAAAACCACTGATTGATTTGGATGATTTTATCTTGATACCCTAAGGCTTCAATAGATGGCATCAATAAATCCATCGCCCAGTAACCGATGGCATAACCGAGAACGCCGCCTAAGATGGAAAAGATGGTGGTTAACCAGGCATAATAGAATGCTTTTTGAGGTTGAGCCAAACTCATTGGCATCAACATGACATCCGGTGGAATTGGAAAAAACGATGACTCTGCAAAACTTAATCCACCTAGATAAATAGGGGCTTTTTCATGCTTAGACCATTGCAAAGCTTTATCGTACAATGTTGTAAAAATCTTCAAGCCTCAATTCCCTCTTTCATCGGTACAAACATGACCTCTCCTAAACAGGTTTCAATTATCCCGTTCGGCGTTTTTTCAAATCCATAAAGCAACTGTTTCGTTTCACCAATCGGCATAACCAAGCGACCCCCCATCTTTAACTGGTTAATCAATTCTTGAGGAAGCTCCGCTGGAGAAGCAGCCGAAATAATGGCATCAAATGGCGCTTTATCAGGCCAACCCCAATGACCATCGCTTAATGAGAATTGAATATTATCCAACTCTAAAGTCTGCAAAACCCCCATGGCGCGTTCAGACAAGGGTTGAATACGTTCAACACTAAAAACCTCATCCACCAGCAAAGACAAAATAGCGGTTTGATAACCCGAACCTGTTCCAATCTCAAGCACTCGATTGATTGGCTGAGAGGTATCCAATAACCACTGAGTCATCTTGGCAACCACCCAAGGCTGGGAGATGGTTTGGCCATAGCCTATCGGCAAAGCGGTATCTTCATAAGATCGCGAAGCCATCGCTTCATCCAAAAACAGATGTCGTGGCACAATACGCATCACTTCAAGCACATTCGAGCTACTCACCCCTTTCTCAACCAGCCGATCGACCAATCGATTGCGAGTTCTTTGTGAAGTCATGCCCAAACCTTGGTGTTTTTCAAAAGCGGCATTAGGATATTGCATATAGTCGTTTCATATTTATTAGCGTTATTGATTAAGATAAGGCCGAGTAAAAGTAAAGTGAATTAATTACCCATTGATCCAAATCCAGGTTTAGGTATCGTTTAAATTGCCAAGCCCCTTTCCCACTCTTGTAAAGTAGCCATCATCTCATAATGGGTTAAGTCTATTTTTAACGGTGTAATTGAAGCATACCCTTGCTCAACCGCATAAAAGTCCGTCCCTTCACCGGCTTCTGCCGCCTCACCTGCTGGCCCTATCCAATAAATCGGCAATCCCCTTGGGTCATTTTGCTTGACCACCGGTTCGGAGATGTGACGGCGTCCTAAACGAGTCACCTTGATGCCTTTCAATTCGGCAGGAGGTACATCAGGCACATTGATATTGATAATGGTATCTTTTGAAAGTGCTAAAGAGGGTAAATCATTCAAAAACGTCAATAATACGTTGGCGGCGGTTTCAAAAAATTGATCGCCACAGAGGGAGATTGCAATTGAAGGTTTACCTAAAAAACGCCCTTCGGTGGCCGCGGCGACTGTCCCGGAATAAAGCACGTCATCCCCCATATTGGCTCCCGCATTAATCCCAGAAAGCACAATATCCGGTTGATAATCCAAACCACCATTCATCCCCAAATGAACACAGTCGGTCGGAGTACCGTTCACACTGTAAACATGACAACGTGGGTCATCACTGAGATTGGTATGCAGGTTCATTCGTAAAGGTTCAAGCAAAGTTAAGGAGTTACTCGCTGCACTACGGTTACGTTCTGGTGCCATGATATCTAAACGGGAAAATTCAATATTTTCACGCAGGCTTTGAAACACCGTTTGAATGCCTGGTGCAAAATAACCGTCATCGTTAGAGAGCAAAATTTTCATTCTGAAAATACCTTAAAAATATATATTTACCTGGTTTACAAAATACGGCCTTAAGCAAACTAGAGAAAAAATGAAATCTGGATTTAAAAAGCGAAACACTATATTTGCCTATCCTAAAAATTGTTTTTCTCTATAATTAATAGCTAATTGACCACACGGATTATATAGTTACAAACATGCCAACAGAAGATAAATCGCTATTTCTTGAAGCAATGCAAGGTGTTACCCCTTTGAACACGACTGAAAAGCGTGCCGAATACAACCCCAAGAAGGTTAACCAAGCACAAAAAGAAGTGTTAAAAAAGGTCAAACGTAAAGCCCAAAAGCAGTTGAACAGAGCGTCTGCTATAGCCAGCAATAAAGAATTACATATTGCCAAAGTTGGCGCTTTTGAAAAATTGCTGTACCACCAGAAAGGCATACGTTTACAGGAATTATCTAAACTTAAAAAAGGTGATTTCAGCGTTCAAGCGATATTGGACCTGCATGGACTCACCCAAGACAATGCCGAACAGAAGACCATTGAATTTGTTAGTCAGTGCTACCAAGACAAATATCGTTTCATCCGCATCATCCACGGCAAAGGTTATAACTCAGAGGACGAATTTCCTGTTTTGAAGAATTTAGTCAATCAGTTATTAAGACAAATTGATGGCGTAATTGCTTTTAGCAGCACACCTGAAAAAGATGGCGGTTCAGGCGCCGTCAATATCTTTTTAAGAGCCCACTAAACAAAAAAACAAGCTAAAATCCTATAACCACATATCAAACAACAACCAATAAAATCAACCACTTAGAAAGAAATATTGAAACCATTCAAAAGAGACTTGCTTTAAAATGGTTTTATTGCCCCGCTTGCTCCGAAATTGCACTATCTTCCGTCTTATGTAGAGATGACTCCTCTGACTTCAACTCAATCACCTGTACAAACACCTCATCCTTTTTGACCATACCTAAATTTTGCCTAGCCAGGGTTTCAATTGCCGATGGATTCGTTTGCAAGGATTTGATTTCTTCAGCTAATCTGGCATTAACCAGACGCTGCTCTTCGAGTGAAGTTTCAAGGGTTTTCAGCTGTTCCTGTAACGAAAAAAGCTCGCCAAGCCCTCCTTCGGAGGACAATAAGCGAGCTTGTAAAATCACAATCAGGACAGCTAATGCAAGATAAAGCTTTTTCACATTGCCAGGCCTGGTAACTTGTAATTACTTAAGGTTATAGAATGCATCTTTACCTGGGTAAATAGCCTCATCACCTAAAGCTTCTTCAATACGAATCAGCTGGTTGTATTTTGCGATACGATCTGTACGAGACAATGAACCCGTTTTAATCTGGCCACAACCTGTCGCTACCGCGATATCAGCGATTACCGTATCTTCTGTCTCACCTGAACGGTGAGAAACCACAGCGGTATAACCTGCTTTCTTAGCCATTGCAATAGCTTCAAAAGTCTCTGTCAAAGTACCGATTTGGTTGATTTTGATAAGAATAGAATTAGCGATTCCTTTCTCAATCCCTTCAGCCAAGATTTTAGGGTTGGTTACGAATAAGTCATCACCAACAATCTGTAGACGGTGACCATCTTTTTCAGTCTGGTACTTGAATCCATCCCAATCAGACTCATCCAAACCATCTTCGATTGAGATGATTGGGTATTTAGTCACCCAGCTAGACAACAAATCCACCATCTCTTTTGAAGTCAGAACTTTGTTTTCCGAACCTAAAGTGTACATACCGTCTTTATATAGTTCAGATGAAGCCGCATCCATTGCAATCATAATGTCTTCACCCGCTTTATAACCAGCGATTTCGATTGCTTCTAAAATAACAGTGATTGCTTCCTCGTTAGACTTAAGGTCTGGAGCAAATCCACCTTCATCACCAACTGCAGTGTTATAGCCTTTGTCGTGCAATACTTTTTTAAGTGCGTGGAAAACTTCAGCACCGTAACGAATCGCTTCAGACATGGTCGGCGCACCAACAGGCATAATCATGAATTCCTGGAAATCCACAGAGTTGTCAGCGTGCTCACCACCATTGATGATGTTCATCATTGGCACAGGCATCTTATAAGTATCTGTTTTTAGGTAAGCGTATAAAGGTAACCCTTTAGACTTAGCGGCAGCTTGAGCAGTCGCAATTGAAACCGCAAGGATGGCGTTTGCACCTAAACGTGCCTTATTGTGAGTACCATCAAGTTCAATCATGATGTTATCAATTGCAGCCTGGTCTGTTGCATCTTTCCCAACTAAAGCCGCTTTAATCTCAGTGTTGATATTGTTAACTGCCGTCAACACACCTTTGCCACCAAATTTAGACTTATCGCCATCACGCAATTCGATTGCTTCACGAGAACCGGTAGAAGCTCCTGATGGTGAAATACCTCGCCCCATCGATCCGTCTTCTAAAATGACGTCTGCTTCAACAGTTGGGTTACCACGAGAATCAATTACTTGACGTGCTTTAATATCTTTAATTAATGACATTCTTTTTGCCTTCCTACTTCTTTTAAAATTGTTTTAATCTTGATTATTTTATACAGCTATTATGACGTTCAAATGACAAACTTGCATCTAAACCGTTTAATTACCTAGTAAGCTATTTTCAATAAAACCTTGTTTTTTAACGACATCATCTAACATCTTCAACGTTTCCAACAACGGTTTTAAGTTACCTAGTGGCCACATATTAGGGCCATCGCTCAATGCTTTTTCAGGATCAGGATGCGTTTCCATAAACACGCCAGATACACCGGCTGCAATGGCCGCTCTGGCTAAAACTGGAACCATTTCACGCTGCCCACCCGATGTCGTACCTTGGCCGCCTGGCTGCTGTACAGAGTGAGTTGCATCAAACACAACAGGACAACCTGTTGAGCGCATAGAAGCCAATCCTCTCATATCAGAAACCAAGGTGTTGTAACCGAAAGAGGTACCACGGTCACACACCATGATATTCTCATTACCGACTTCATGCGCTTTTGCAACAACCTGATCCATATCCCAAGGCGCTTGAAACTGCCCTTTTTTGATATTGACAGGAATACCTTGACGACATACATTTTGAATAAAATTCGTTTGGCGTACCAGGAATGCTGGCGTCTGCATCACATCAACCACTGAAGCGACTTCTTCCAAAGGGGTGTCTTCATGCACATCGGTCAAAACCGGCACACCGATTTCATCTTTTACTTTTTGCAGAATACGAAGCCCTTCCTCGACACCCAAACCTCTAAAGCTTTTGGTCGAAGAACGATTGGCTTTATCGTATGAGGATTTGTAAATAAACGGAATTCCTAGCGAATCAGTAATCTCTTTCAGTTGTCCGGCAGTATCAATAGCCAACTGTTCAGACTCGATAACACAAGGTCCCGCGATAAGGAAAAAAGGTTGGTCGATACCAACATCAAAGCCGCATAATTTCATTTTTTAACCTTTTGCTTTGTAGGCATTAGCCGCTTCTACAAACGCCGTAAATAGAGGATGTCCGTTTCTTGGAGTCGATGTGAACTCTGGATGGAACTGGCAAGCCACAAACCATGGATGGTCAGCAACCTCAACCGTTTCAACCAGGTTACCATCTTCAGAACGCCCGGAAATAACCAGCCCAGCCGCTTCAAGCTTAGCCACATAACCGTCGTTCACTTCATAACGGTGACGGTGACGCTCACGAATCACATCGGAGCCATAGACTTCACGCAACTTAGAACCGGCCTTAAGCACACAGTTTTGTCCACCTAGACGCATGGTTCCACCTAAATCGGCATCTTCGGTACGCTCAACAACATGACCATTCTCATCCGTCCACTCAGTAATCAAAGCGACAACAGGATGCGGAGTATTAGGATTAAGTTCGCTGCTATGCGCGTCTTTCAATCCAGCGACATTACGAGCATACTCAACCACGGCCATTTGCATACCCAGGCAAATACCTAAATAAGGGATTTTATTTTCACGTGCGTGCTGAATGGCTAAAATCTTACCCTCAACACCACGTTCACCAAAACCGCCTGGTACTAAAATTGCATCTTTATCTTTTAAAGCACCTAAACCTTCTGTCTCTAAAGATTCAGAATCGATGTAGTCGATATTTACACGGGTATTGGTATGGATACCCGCATGGATTAAGGATTCGATAAGTGACTTATACGCCTCGGTCAGATCGACATATTTACCAACCATGGCGATTTCAACGGTTTTAGACGGATTAAGCTGTGCTTGAACCACGTCATCCCAATCTGATAAATCAGCCGGCTTGGCATCAATCCCCAAACGCTTGACAACAAGGTCATCCAACCCCTGTTCATGTAGCATACGAGGCACCGCATAGATGGTGTTCGCATCTAATGAGCTGATAACCGCTTTTTCTTCAACATTGGTAAATAAGGCAATCTTGCGTTTTTCA belongs to Thiomicrorhabdus immobilis and includes:
- a CDS encoding Mth938-like domain-containing protein — translated: MKFTEHRDSNVYAVKKYQPGMVKVNNLEFNSSCYITQKSYKDDWQCPAISALNTDLMDELLAEKPEVIILGTGETQTFPEPLFFAYCAAQGVGLEVMANDAACRTYNVLTTEDRDIVLALIMDAEAD
- a CDS encoding peptidoglycan DD-metalloendopeptidase family protein encodes the protein MNLYKQPVLKLTTLLTASLMMASCSSPTKYEPRHSTAGEKQTQRLQNTHSCHSPYRVVSGDTLSGIAVKCDSTIAAIAKNNELLPPYIIYVNQELVLPINEEGVPAETAVVSADTHSSKEIEKSKQLNEALTPKSVIVKESPSSRPKVVEKETTATAIVRNEPQTAKKTSSNKNRSWIWPMHKGLAYKYLRDNAGLSILEIYGVPGQKIKAVAPGKVVYSGNGIINYGWMLVIKHDNDYMSIYAHNSALLVKEGDYVESGQEVALMGATGNTKRPKLYLEARYQGRKVDIKKVLKYK
- a CDS encoding YqaA family protein, whose amino-acid sequence is MKIFTTLYDKALQWSKHEKAPIYLGGLSFAESSFFPIPPDVMLMPMSLAQPQKAFYYAWLTTIFSILGGVLGYAIGYWAMDLLMPSIEALGYQDKIIQINQWFSEYGVWIVFIAGFSPVPYKLFTITAGASAMAFVPFVIASFIGRGARFFLVAGLMRWGGEKMETTVRKWVDWIGWGLVVLVLIYIGFKMLSNH
- a CDS encoding protein-L-isoaspartate(D-aspartate) O-methyltransferase, with the translated sequence MQYPNAAFEKHQGLGMTSQRTRNRLVDRLVEKGVSSSNVLEVMRIVPRHLFLDEAMASRSYEDTALPIGYGQTISQPWVVAKMTQWLLDTSQPINRVLEIGTGSGYQTAILSLLVDEVFSVERIQPLSERAMGVLQTLELDNIQFSLSDGHWGWPDKAPFDAIISAASPAELPQELINQLKMGGRLVMPIGETKQLLYGFEKTPNGIIETCLGEVMFVPMKEGIEA
- the surE gene encoding 5'/3'-nucleotidase SurE, with product MKILLSNDDGYFAPGIQTVFQSLRENIEFSRLDIMAPERNRSAASNSLTLLEPLRMNLHTNLSDDPRCHVYSVNGTPTDCVHLGMNGGLDYQPDIVLSGINAGANMGDDVLYSGTVAAATEGRFLGKPSIAISLCGDQFFETAANVLLTFLNDLPSLALSKDTIININVPDVPPAELKGIKVTRLGRRHISEPVVKQNDPRGLPIYWIGPAGEAAEAGEGTDFYAVEQGYASITPLKIDLTHYEMMATLQEWERGLAI
- a CDS encoding Smr/MutS family protein — encoded protein: MPTEDKSLFLEAMQGVTPLNTTEKRAEYNPKKVNQAQKEVLKKVKRKAQKQLNRASAIASNKELHIAKVGAFEKLLYHQKGIRLQELSKLKKGDFSVQAILDLHGLTQDNAEQKTIEFVSQCYQDKYRFIRIIHGKGYNSEDEFPVLKNLVNQLLRQIDGVIAFSSTPEKDGGSGAVNIFLRAH
- a CDS encoding FtsB family cell division protein; amino-acid sequence: MKKLYLALAVLIVILQARLLSSEGGLGELFSLQEQLKTLETSLEEQRLVNARLAEEIKSLQTNPSAIETLARQNLGMVKKDEVFVQVIELKSEESSLHKTEDSAISEQAGQ
- the eno gene encoding phosphopyruvate hydratase, producing MSLIKDIKARQVIDSRGNPTVEADVILEDGSMGRGISPSGASTGSREAIELRDGDKSKFGGKGVLTAVNNINTEIKAALVGKDATDQAAIDNIMIELDGTHNKARLGANAILAVSIATAQAAAKSKGLPLYAYLKTDTYKMPVPMMNIINGGEHADNSVDFQEFMIMPVGAPTMSEAIRYGAEVFHALKKVLHDKGYNTAVGDEGGFAPDLKSNEEAITVILEAIEIAGYKAGEDIMIAMDAASSELYKDGMYTLGSENKVLTSKEMVDLLSSWVTKYPIISIEDGLDESDWDGFKYQTEKDGHRLQIVGDDLFVTNPKILAEGIEKGIANSILIKINQIGTLTETFEAIAMAKKAGYTAVVSHRSGETEDTVIADIAVATGCGQIKTGSLSRTDRIAKYNQLIRIEEALGDEAIYPGKDAFYNLK
- the kdsA gene encoding 3-deoxy-8-phosphooctulonate synthase translates to MKLCGFDVGIDQPFFLIAGPCVIESEQLAIDTAGQLKEITDSLGIPFIYKSSYDKANRSSTKSFRGLGVEEGLRILQKVKDEIGVPVLTDVHEDTPLEEVASVVDVMQTPAFLVRQTNFIQNVCRQGIPVNIKKGQFQAPWDMDQVVAKAHEVGNENIMVCDRGTSFGYNTLVSDMRGLASMRSTGCPVVFDATHSVQQPGGQGTTSGGQREMVPVLARAAIAAGVSGVFMETHPDPEKALSDGPNMWPLGNLKPLLETLKMLDDVVKKQGFIENSLLGN
- a CDS encoding CTP synthase, translating into MTKFIFVTGGVVSSLGKGIAAASLGALLEARGLKVSMLKMDPYINVDPGTMSPLQHGEVFVTDDGAETDLDLGHYERFVQRHFTRRNSFSTGQVYETVIRNERRGDYLGGTVQVIPHITDEIKKRILSAAKGFDVALVEVGGTVGDIESLPFLEAIRQLSIEVGRDRALFMHLTLLPYIAVAGEVKTKPTQHSVKELRSIGIQPDVLICRSEMALEESEKRKIALFTNVEEKAVISSLDANTIYAVPRMLHEQGLDDLVVKRLGIDAKPADLSDWDDVVQAQLNPSKTVEIAMVGKYVDLTEAYKSLIESLIHAGIHTNTRVNIDYIDSESLETEGLGALKDKDAILVPGGFGERGVEGKILAIQHARENKIPYLGICLGMQMAVVEYARNVAGLKDAHSSELNPNTPHPVVALITEWTDENGHVVERTEDADLGGTMRLGGQNCVLKAGSKLREVYGSDVIRERHRHRYEVNDGYVAKLEAAGLVISGRSEDGNLVETVEVADHPWFVACQFHPEFTSTPRNGHPLFTAFVEAANAYKAKG